A stretch of the Lolium perenne isolate Kyuss_39 chromosome 3, Kyuss_2.0, whole genome shotgun sequence genome encodes the following:
- the LOC127345731 gene encoding pentatricopeptide repeat-containing protein At3g09040, mitochondrial, with protein sequence MARPAAAAAFDAFRRLKLSSDGRPDQFDLAAVLSACARLGALASGTQVHCDAVKRGFSSAAFCAAALVNMYARCARVGDARMVFGGIACPDAVCWTSIISGYHRAGRYQEALSLFSRMVKMGSSPDQVACVTVVSTLASLRRLEDATTLLKRMPVPNSVAWNAVISGYAQRSGSEHEVFGLYKDMRSQGLWPSRSTFASMLSAAANVAAFVEGRQLHAAAVRHGLDANVFVGSSLINLYAKCGCIGEAMCVFDFSCEKNIVMWNTMLNGLVRNDLQEEAIQMFRCMFRLGIEADEFTFVSVLGACAYMGSHCLGRQVHSVTIKNCMDARLFVANATLDMHSKFGAIDDAKTIFNLIAYKDSVSWNAIIVGLAHNEEEEEAIRMLKQMNLDGVTPDEVSLSTVIKACSSIGAIETGKQIHCLAVKYNICSNDVFGTSLIDLYSKHGDMDSSRNVLAQVGASSIVPINALIAGLLQNSREDEAIQLFQQVLRDGLKPSSFTYSSILSGCTGLLSSIVGKQLHCYTLKSGFLNDDTSLGVSLVGIYLKFKMPDDANKLLIEMPDLKNLLEWTTIISAYAQNGYSYQSLLSFWRMRSYDVYSDEATFASILKACSEMAALSDGKEIHGLIIKSGFSSYETATSALIDMYSKCGDIISSFEVFKQLKNKQRVTLWNSMIVGFAKNGYAEEALLLFQKMQGSQIKPDEITFLGVLIACAHAGLISQGRHYFDSMSKVYGLMPRIDHYACFIDLLGRGGLLHEVQEVINQLPFRPDGVIWATYLAACRMHKDEERGKIAANKLVELEPQNSSTYVLISNLHAAAGNWSEAKIAREAMREKGVAKFPGCSWITVGNKTSLFLVHDKKHPDSLSIYEKLDDLTGLMKKDADVEDYDMLISAGMFA encoded by the coding sequence ATGGCCCGACCGGCGGCGGCTGCTGCTTTCGACGCGTTCAGGCGTCTCAAGCTCTCCTCTGACGGACGGCCGGACCAGTTCGACCTCGCGGCCGTCCTGTCCGCGTGCGCGAGGCTGGGCGCTCTGGCCTCCGGCACGCAGGTGCACTGCGACGCCGTGAAGAGGGGCTTCTCCTCTGCCGCATTCTGCGCGGCGGCGCTGGTGAACATGTACGCCAGGTGCGCCCGCGTGGGGGACGCCCGCATGGTGTTCGGCGGAATCGCTTGCCCGGACGCGGTGTGCTGGACGAGCATCATCTCTGGGTACCACCGAGCTGGGAGATACCAGGAAGCGCTGTCTCTCTTCTCGAGGATGGTCAAGATGGGATCTTCACCGGACCAGGTGGCCTGTGTCACCGTCGTTTCCACTCTTGCGAGCTTGCGGAGGCTGGAAGATGCCACGACATTGCTCAAGAGGATGCCGGTGCCAAACTCGGTTGCTTGGAATGCTGTCATCTCCGGTTACGCACAGCGGAGTGGGAGCGAACATGAGGTGTTTGGCCTGTATAAGGATATGCGGAGCCAGGGATTATGGCCCTCTAGATCAACTTTTGCGAGCATGCTCAGCGCAGCAGCCAATGTGGCGGCTTTCGTCGAAGGCCGACAGTTACATGCGGCAGCGGTAAGGCATGGCTTGGATGCAAATGTTTTTGTGGGAAGCTCTCTGATCAACCTTTATGCGAAATGCGGCTGCATCGGTGAGGCGATGTGCGTGTTTGACTTCTCCTGTGAAAAGAACATTGTCATGTGGAATACGATGCTTAATGGGCTTGTTCGAAATGATCTTCAAGAGGAGGCCATCCAAATGTTTCGGTGTATGTTTAGGCTTGGCATTGAGGCGGATGAGTTTACATTCGTCAGCGTACTTGGTGCGTGCGCCTACATGGGTTCCCATTGCTTAGGAAGACAGGTGCACTCTGTGACAATCAAGAATTGCATGGACGCAAGGTTATTTGTTGCTAATGCAACATTAGATATGCACTCGAAATTTGGAGCTATAGATGATGCCAAAACAATATTCAATCTGATTGCTTACAAGGACAGCGTATCATGGAATGCCATTATTGTTGGACTTGCGCATaatgaagaggaggaagaagcaatCCGTATGCTCAAACAGATGAATCTTGATGGTGTAACACCAGATGAGGTTTCTCTTTCTACTGTAATTAAGGCATGTTCCAGTATTGGAGCTATTGAGACTGGGAAGCAAATCCATTGTCTTGCCGTGAAGTATAATATCTGCTCAAACGACGTGTTTGGTACCTCTCTGATTGATTTGTATtcaaaacatggagacatggATTCTTCTAGGAATGTTTTGGCACAGGTAGGTGCAAGCAGCATAGTCCCAATCAATGCTCTAATCGCAGGTCTTCTGCAGAACAGTAGAGAAGATGAAGCTATACAGTTGTTTCAGCAGGTTCTTAGAGATGGTTTGAAGCCCTCCAGCTTTACATATTCAAGCATTCTTTCTGGCTGTACTGGACTTCTCAGTTCAATTGTTGGGAAACAACTGCACTGTTACACATTGAAATCTGGTTTTTTGAATGATGATACTTCTCTTGGTGTTTCGCTGGTTGGGATATATTTGAAGTTCAAAATGCCTGACGATGCCAACAAACTCTTGATAGAGATGCCAGATCTCAAAAACCTGCTCGAGTGGACAACTATCATTTCAGCTTATGCTCAAAATGGTTACAGTTATCAATCGTTGCTGTCATTTTGGAGAATGCGCAGTTATGATGTTTATTCAGATGAGGCCACATTTGCAAGTATTCTAAAAGCTTGTTCTGAGATGGCAGCTCTTAGTGATGGGAAAGAGATACATGGCCTCATCATTAAATCTGGATTTAGTTCTTATGAAACTGCAACTAGTGCTCTCATAGACATGTACTCCAAGTGTGGGGATATCATTTCATCCTTTGAAGTCTTCAAACAATTGAAAAACAAGCAACGTGTCACGTTGTGGAACTCCATGATTGTTGGGTTTGCAAAAAATGGTTATGCTGAGGAGGCACTTCTGCTTTTTCAAAAGATGCAGGGGTCACAAATAAAGCCTGACGAAATTACATTCCTGGGTGTCCTAATTGCTTGTGCTCATGCTGGCTTAATTTCTCAGGGCCGGCATTACTTTGATTCTATGAGCAAAGTCTATGGATTAATGCCTAGAATAGATCATTATGCGTGTTTCATTGATCTCCTCGGACGAGGTGGTCTTCTTCACGAGGTTCAAGAAGTTATAAACCAGTTGCCATTCAGACCTGATGGCGTGATCTGGGCAACATACCTTGCAGCATGCCGAATGCACAAAGATGAAGAACGGGGGAAAATTGCAGCAAACAAACTTGTTGAGTTGGAGCCACAAAACTCATCTACATATGTGTTGATATCAAACTTGCATGCTGCAGCTGGTAACTGGAGTGAAGCTAAGATAGCCAGAGAAGCAATGCGAGAAAAGGGAGTGGCAAAATTTCCGGGATGTAGTTGGATAACAGTAGGAAACAAAACAAGCTTATTTCTTGTACATGACAAGAAACACCCCGACTCTCTAAGCATCTATGAAAAGCTTGATGATCTTACTGGATTGATGAAGAAAGATGCTGATGTTGAGGATTATGATATGCTTATTTCAGCTGGAATGTTTGCTTGA